The Cloeon dipterum chromosome X, ieCloDipt1.1, whole genome shotgun sequence genome includes a window with the following:
- the MsrA gene encoding peptide methionine sulfoxide reductase: MASSFLHKVDIPFKKATFALGCFWAPDSIYGVVKGVLRTRVGYTGGTKAAPTYRDLGDHTEAIDIDFDPNTVTYEKLLKIFWASHNPTSASSKQYSSFIYYHDDEQKDLATKTLKAEEAKSKKTVLTKIMPATEFFVAEDYHQKYRLQQHREMSKLLGLSSTEELVNSHIAARLNGYIVGRAGVKQFDEESAALGIDENLAKEIRRLIQKNEGNGPSC, translated from the exons ATGGCCAGCAGTTTCCTGCACAAGGTGGACATCCCGTTCAAAAAGGCCACGTTCGCCCTGGGCTGCTTCTGGGCTCCCGACTCGATCTACGGCGTCGTGAAAGGCGTCCTCCGCACTAGGGTGGGCTACACCGGCGGCACAAAGGCCGCACCCACTTACAGGGACTT GGGCGATCACACGGAGGCGATCGATATCGACTTTGACCCCAACACCGTCACCTACGAAAAACTGCTCAAGATTTTCTGGGCCAGCCACAATCCCACCTCAGCCTCGTCCAAACAG TATTCCTCGTTCATCTACTACCACGATGATGAGCAAAAGGACCTGGCGACCAAAACTCTGAAGGCAGAGGAGGCCAAGTCGAAGAAAACCGTTCTCACCAAAATTATGCCAGCAACAGAGTTCTTCGTTGCTGAAGA CTACCACCAGAAGTACAGGCTGCAGCAGCACCGCGAGATGAGCAAGCTGCTGGGCCTGTCGTCGACCGAGGAGCTGGTCAACTCGCATATTGCAGCCCGATTAAACGGCTACATCGTGGGCCGCGCCGGAGTGAAGCAGTTTGACGAGGAGTCTGCAGCCCTCGGTATTGATGAGAACCTGGCCAAGGAGATCAGGAGGCTGATCCAGAAAAACGAGGGTAACGGACCGTCTTGTTAA
- the Nprl2 gene encoding GATOR1 complex protein NPRL2 isoform X1, with amino-acid sequence MLSDTQGALSPARSDDNNPFFEGCGREGPIRCIFFSEFHPTAGPKISCQVPEDYISKEVFDAVSVYIIPKQQLQRSILTVNVLGHKITGFPINIPNKKYARNAFYFNLCFVCDAWARTVQYEGVVKKLAEYLMMMELESNFLSNELQLAPEKCKLPSILQQILFDLNSKKSCTITAEGTTNMHLKVVKVASDPPAILDHQVPIFTVNVQNFTKEMWDLTTQQVLPFINGFNHVAKIAAEADVESNLVKACVQNLVYYGVVQLIPIFQYSNVYCATPALQKLSDDAHSQEDCLKYVARSESNLPALRDVFNMYCSMTHGITLKDLCLRLNPYTLKIDEQKLVQYGLLQGYIRRIDKIPVHSGSTHGSELPTAMTLQQHFNGVNTYDEICCLSGLSAAQLDQIVDSDPTVFIIWK; translated from the exons ATGCTATCGGACACGCAAGGTGCGTTGTCACCGGCGCGAAGTGATGACAACAACCCTTTTTTTGAGGGGTGTGGGCGAGAAGGGCCCATTCGGTGTATTTTCTTCAGCGAATTTCATCCTACTGCAGGTCCCAAAATTTCCTgccaa GTTCCTGAGGATTATATCTCAAAGGAAGTGTTTGATGCCGTGTCTGTCTACATAATTCCAAAACAGCAATTGCAGAGAAGCATTTTGACTGT TAATGTTCTAGGCCACAAAATCACAGGCTTCCCGATAAACATCCCAAATAAGAAGTACGCCCGAAACGCATTTTACTTCAACCTCTGCTTTGTCTGCGATGCCTGGGCCCGCACAGTGCAGTACGAGGGTGTTGTCAAGAAACTTGCAGAGtatttg ATGATGATGGAATTAGAAAGCAATTTCCTGTCAAACGAGCTGCAACTGGCTCCGGAGAAATGCAAACTGCCGTCGATTTTGCAGCAAATCTTGTTTGATCTGAACTCGAAAAAAAGCTGCACCATTACTG CAGAAGGCACAACAAACATGCACCTGAAGGTGGTCAAGGTCGCCTCGGATCCGCCGGCCATTCTGGACCACCAAGTTCCCATTTTCACAGTCaacgttcaaaattttaccaagGAGATGTGGGACCTAACCACTCAACAG GTGCTGCCTTTTATAAACGGATTTAATCACGTGGCGAAGATCGCAGCAGAAGCCGATGTGGAGAGTAATCTTGTCAAAGCTTGCGTGCAGAATCTAGT CTATTATGGCGTGGTGCAGTTGATTCCAATATTCCAGTACAGCAATGTCTACTGCGCCACTCCAGCCTTGCAGAAATTGTCTGACGACGCCCACAGTCAGGAGGATTGCCTCAAATACGTGGCTCGATCAG AAAGCAATCTGCCGGCGCTTCGCGATGTGTTCAACATGTACTGCAGCATGACCCACGGCATCACCCTGAAAGACCTATGCCTCAGGTTGAACCCATACACCCTGAAAATCGACGAGCAGAAATTAGTGCAGTATGGACTTCTTCAGGGATACATTCGCAGGATCGAcaag ATTCCAGTTCATTCGGGCAGCACTCACGGGTCTGAGCTGCCAACTGCGATGACCTTGCAGCAGCACTTCAACGGCGTCAACACGTACGACGAAATTTGCTGCTTATCCGGACTGTCGGCGGCGCAGCTGGATCAAATCGTCGACTCGGATCCGACCGTTTTTATCATATGGAAGTGA
- the sud1 gene encoding prolyl 3-hydroxylase OGFOD1, whose amino-acid sequence MSGVEEKGVKRSKGQKGTSCKKKSVLEPFELNPAFVKSTKILSEKWENNQDCDIVTDEEGNVLDDGSEAGKPSKIKLSNFPFKHCLVEDFIQGENFLNDLKYELSDLNYTLKNNDLFQFHQSEAFDNVELSHVAALKKILYHNLRQWLVEVTKLPLTDRCDTFCSRYEHTDYLLCHDDRCSTRKIAFLYYLNKNWKEGDGGTLDLFNSDDQKQPKDLVKSIQPSWNRFLFFEVSENSHHQVSELVNQDKIRVAVSGWFHLPSAPVTDTSCPLLPIERGLPANLSRIALDKFIDPIYLRESYITSIQLHFENKSEAQLHNFIIQECYQDLCEKLLDPSIQWQIVGPPNIRHYQRADKSSLPERLQQFLELLHSQSMFTLLANMTGLDLVEEADPDVEEQPSCHSEVQQWSQGCYTLLVSPEHMNCLDVLDVYFHFNSELVPEDVGGTISYVENTKKGCKEALSLMPVANSMSIVYAGKSVDRTVKYLNSRYEYGFHTLQLRYYVLQKANQLLSSPSSDNGSCSD is encoded by the exons ATGTCTGGCGTCGAGGAAAAAGGAGTAAAACGTTCGAAGGGCCAGAAAGGAACGTCATGCAAAAAGAAATCAGTCTTGGAGCCTTTCGAATTGAACCCAGCATTTGTTAAATCAACCAAaattttgtctgaaaaatgggaaaataatCAAGACTGTGACATTGTGACAGACGaag AAGGAAACGTCTTGGACGATGGCTCGGAAGCAGGCAAGCCTTCGAAAATTAAACTGAGCAACTTCCCGTTCAAACACTGCCTGGTGGAGGATTTCATCCAGGGTGAGAACTTCCTCAACGACCTGAAGTACGAACTGAGCGACCTGAACTACACCCTGAAGAACAACGACCTCTTCCAGTTCCACCAGTCGGAGGCTTTCGACAACGTGGAGCTGTCGCACGTGGCCGCCCTCAAGAAGATTCTCTACCACAACCTGAGGCAGTGGCTGGTCGAGGTGACCAAGCTGCCGCTCACTGATAGGTGTGACACCTTTTGCTCAAGATATGAACACACTG ACTACCTGTTGTGCCATGATGACCGATGTTCGACGAGGAAGATCGCTTTCCTTTACTACCTCAACAAAAACTGGAAAGAGGGAGATGGAGGGACGCTGGACCTGTTCAACTCTGATG ACCAGAAGCAGCCTAAGGATTTGGTCAAATCGATCCAGCCTTCCTGGaataggtttttattttttgaagtgtCCGAAAATTCACATCACCAG GTTTCGGAATTAGTCAATCAGGACAAAATCAGGGTGGCGGTGAGTGGGTGGTTCCACCTGCCGTCGGCTCCAGTCACTGACACGAGTTGTCCGCTGCTTCCTATCGAAAGAGGCCTACCTGCCAACCTGTCAAGA ATCGCTCTAGACAAGTTCATCGACCCAATTTACTTGCGAGAGAGCTACATTACTTCGATCCAGCTGCATTTTGAGAATAAGTCAGAGGCGCAGTTGCACAATTTTATCATTCAGGAATGCTATCAAGACCTTTGTGAGAAACTCCTTGACCCAAGTATTCAGTGGCAAATCGTCGGCCCTCCAAATATAAG ACACTACCAAAGAGCAGACAAGTCGAGTCTTCCTGAGCGGCTGCAACAGTTCCTTGAGTTGCTCCACAGCCAGTCGATGTTCACGCTGCTGGCCAACATGACCGGCCTGGACCTGGTGGAGGAGGCCGACCCTGACGTGGAGGAGCAGCCGTCGTGCCACAGCGAGGTGCAGCAGTGGTCCCAGGGCTGCTATACCCTGCTCGTCTCCCCAGAGCACATGAACTGCCTTGACGTGCTTGACGTTTACTTCCACTTCAACAGCGAGCTTGTGCCAGAGGACGTCGGCGGCACAATCAGCTACGTCGAGAACACGAAAAAGGGCTGCAAAGag GCGCTGAGTTTGATGCCGGTGGCAAACTCGATGAGCATTGTGTACGCCGGGAAGAGCGTCGACCGGACGGTAAAGTACCTGAACAGCAGGTATGAGTACGGTTTCCACACGTTGCAGCTGCGTTACTATGTCCTTCAGAAAGCAAATCAGTTGCTTTCCTCGCCCTCGTCAGACAATGGCTCTTGTTCCGATTAA
- the Nprl2 gene encoding GATOR1 complex protein NPRL2 isoform X2 encodes MLSDTQGALSPARSDDNNPFFEGCGREGPIRCIFFSEFHPTAGPKISCQVPEDYISKEVFDAVSVYIIPKQQLQRSILTVNVLGHKITGFPINIPNKKYARNAFYFNLCFVCDAWARTVQYEGVVKKLAEYLMMMELESNFLSNELQLAPEKCKLPSILQQILFDLNSKKSCTITEGTTNMHLKVVKVASDPPAILDHQVPIFTVNVQNFTKEMWDLTTQQVLPFINGFNHVAKIAAEADVESNLVKACVQNLVYYGVVQLIPIFQYSNVYCATPALQKLSDDAHSQEDCLKYVARSESNLPALRDVFNMYCSMTHGITLKDLCLRLNPYTLKIDEQKLVQYGLLQGYIRRIDKIPVHSGSTHGSELPTAMTLQQHFNGVNTYDEICCLSGLSAAQLDQIVDSDPTVFIIWK; translated from the exons ATGCTATCGGACACGCAAGGTGCGTTGTCACCGGCGCGAAGTGATGACAACAACCCTTTTTTTGAGGGGTGTGGGCGAGAAGGGCCCATTCGGTGTATTTTCTTCAGCGAATTTCATCCTACTGCAGGTCCCAAAATTTCCTgccaa GTTCCTGAGGATTATATCTCAAAGGAAGTGTTTGATGCCGTGTCTGTCTACATAATTCCAAAACAGCAATTGCAGAGAAGCATTTTGACTGT TAATGTTCTAGGCCACAAAATCACAGGCTTCCCGATAAACATCCCAAATAAGAAGTACGCCCGAAACGCATTTTACTTCAACCTCTGCTTTGTCTGCGATGCCTGGGCCCGCACAGTGCAGTACGAGGGTGTTGTCAAGAAACTTGCAGAGtatttg ATGATGATGGAATTAGAAAGCAATTTCCTGTCAAACGAGCTGCAACTGGCTCCGGAGAAATGCAAACTGCCGTCGATTTTGCAGCAAATCTTGTTTGATCTGAACTCGAAAAAAAGCTGCACCATTACTG AAGGCACAACAAACATGCACCTGAAGGTGGTCAAGGTCGCCTCGGATCCGCCGGCCATTCTGGACCACCAAGTTCCCATTTTCACAGTCaacgttcaaaattttaccaagGAGATGTGGGACCTAACCACTCAACAG GTGCTGCCTTTTATAAACGGATTTAATCACGTGGCGAAGATCGCAGCAGAAGCCGATGTGGAGAGTAATCTTGTCAAAGCTTGCGTGCAGAATCTAGT CTATTATGGCGTGGTGCAGTTGATTCCAATATTCCAGTACAGCAATGTCTACTGCGCCACTCCAGCCTTGCAGAAATTGTCTGACGACGCCCACAGTCAGGAGGATTGCCTCAAATACGTGGCTCGATCAG AAAGCAATCTGCCGGCGCTTCGCGATGTGTTCAACATGTACTGCAGCATGACCCACGGCATCACCCTGAAAGACCTATGCCTCAGGTTGAACCCATACACCCTGAAAATCGACGAGCAGAAATTAGTGCAGTATGGACTTCTTCAGGGATACATTCGCAGGATCGAcaag ATTCCAGTTCATTCGGGCAGCACTCACGGGTCTGAGCTGCCAACTGCGATGACCTTGCAGCAGCACTTCAACGGCGTCAACACGTACGACGAAATTTGCTGCTTATCCGGACTGTCGGCGGCGCAGCTGGATCAAATCGTCGACTCGGATCCGACCGTTTTTATCATATGGAAGTGA